A genomic segment from Luteolibacter ambystomatis encodes:
- a CDS encoding secretin N-terminal domain-containing protein, producing MHAIRRLVPLGLIALSSAFAQENPEQVPPIPPNVPVPGNAAGPTQNPAAPAPGGNRAPGANRLPAPGAQANQDNIPLEDRKLVETINGAKVTGAELADYYHEYTGRRVVVSVAASQAEFSFILQASPKDPLTFKKAADLLKMAALTEGFVFVPAGEGVDRLLFSGNPSNNPKGLVGVFNEHDVLPEEDLVVAYVMNFQYLKPEQAKTIFDGVVGQSTGNYSSVVPVANASALVITDNISVIRKLIQLKEEIDKPSGDLKSKFIKVQYADVTELAQTLNEIFSAQAQTQRTAGIQQAVPQPAPGGAPGQVGNRTSSAGEEIPPQIVPDARTNRIFIRASAVDLAMVEQLVKDFDTKTDDRNFLRRKLRFLTAGDFLGIAGDALTRAFTGTGSGGSGGAGAGSTGANFGGGGGGNRSSGGGTRTNNSGASGRNSMGTSASSGGSFGSGGSSFGSGGGSGSGSGSGGGLGSSSVSEPNVSTAPQSLLVGRTLLVADNITNSIIVQGPPASVEVIEKLLDQVDVKADQVMISTVFGQLTVNDDLNYGVDFLKTFGNKKTGVAGGSTPVAGDDSPSVPINPATLLTPANFPASNGLNIYGTIGRSYSIYLSALQATGNFTVLSRPSIYTANNKKGLISSGQQIAVPTNTYNNTGSGGTTGGLQTNIEYKDVVLKLEVVPLINSADEITLQIALISDEVGANQTVGELTVPTIITREMTTTVTVPNNQTVVLGGLIISRDRDSVSGIPILSRIPGLGKLFSSTSKEKEKSELLIFMQPSIVRADKQLDAVQTDMDRRYSLSPDLRNFGDGPGSIPPPDGIVPVTEKYSKGTKKAATSDYDAPAKRTSTSGTKAFRRPR from the coding sequence ATGCACGCCATACGTCGTCTCGTCCCTCTCGGCCTGATCGCGCTTTCCAGCGCGTTTGCCCAGGAAAATCCCGAGCAAGTGCCACCCATCCCGCCGAATGTTCCGGTCCCGGGTAATGCGGCAGGTCCCACTCAGAATCCGGCCGCCCCGGCTCCGGGCGGAAACCGTGCTCCGGGTGCCAACCGGCTTCCTGCTCCGGGAGCCCAGGCGAATCAGGACAACATCCCGCTGGAAGATCGGAAACTGGTCGAGACCATCAACGGTGCGAAGGTTACCGGTGCCGAACTGGCGGACTATTATCACGAATACACGGGACGCCGGGTGGTGGTGTCCGTAGCCGCTTCCCAGGCGGAGTTTTCCTTCATCCTTCAGGCCAGCCCCAAGGATCCGCTGACCTTCAAGAAGGCTGCGGATCTGCTCAAGATGGCTGCGCTGACCGAGGGTTTCGTTTTCGTGCCGGCAGGTGAAGGCGTGGACCGCCTCTTGTTCTCTGGGAATCCCTCGAACAACCCGAAGGGGTTGGTGGGGGTGTTCAACGAGCACGACGTGCTGCCGGAGGAGGATCTGGTCGTCGCCTATGTGATGAATTTCCAGTATCTCAAACCGGAGCAGGCGAAGACGATCTTCGATGGCGTGGTCGGGCAGTCTACGGGAAATTACAGCTCGGTGGTTCCCGTCGCCAACGCCTCCGCCTTGGTCATCACCGACAATATTTCCGTCATTCGCAAGCTGATCCAGCTCAAGGAGGAGATCGACAAACCGTCCGGCGATCTCAAATCCAAGTTCATCAAGGTACAGTATGCGGATGTGACCGAACTGGCCCAGACCCTGAACGAAATCTTCAGTGCCCAGGCTCAGACGCAACGCACCGCAGGCATCCAACAGGCAGTTCCACAGCCGGCTCCCGGCGGTGCTCCAGGGCAGGTTGGCAACCGCACATCTTCCGCTGGTGAGGAGATTCCGCCACAGATCGTGCCGGACGCCCGTACCAATCGTATTTTCATCCGGGCCAGTGCGGTGGATCTGGCGATGGTCGAGCAACTTGTGAAGGACTTCGACACCAAGACGGATGACCGCAATTTCCTTCGTCGCAAGCTTCGCTTCCTGACTGCGGGGGATTTCCTTGGCATCGCCGGAGACGCTCTGACCCGCGCCTTCACCGGCACTGGCTCGGGCGGCAGCGGCGGTGCAGGCGCCGGTTCCACTGGTGCCAATTTCGGCGGCGGCGGTGGTGGCAACCGCTCTTCGGGCGGTGGCACACGCACCAACAACTCGGGTGCAAGCGGTCGCAATTCCATGGGCACCTCGGCTTCCAGTGGCGGTTCCTTTGGTTCCGGCGGCAGCTCGTTTGGCTCGGGCGGCGGCAGTGGTTCGGGTTCCGGCAGTGGCGGTGGTCTTGGTAGCAGTTCGGTGTCCGAGCCGAATGTTTCGACCGCTCCGCAGTCGCTCCTCGTCGGCCGCACCCTGCTGGTCGCGGACAATATCACCAACTCCATCATCGTGCAGGGCCCGCCGGCCAGTGTGGAGGTGATCGAGAAGCTCCTCGACCAGGTGGACGTGAAGGCGGATCAGGTCATGATCTCCACCGTCTTCGGCCAGCTTACGGTCAACGACGACCTCAACTACGGTGTCGATTTCCTGAAGACCTTCGGTAACAAGAAGACGGGTGTCGCGGGTGGCAGCACTCCAGTTGCGGGTGATGATAGTCCTTCCGTGCCGATCAATCCGGCCACACTGCTCACCCCCGCGAACTTCCCGGCGAGCAACGGCCTGAACATCTATGGTACCATCGGCCGATCCTACAGTATCTATCTGAGCGCTCTCCAGGCGACGGGCAACTTTACGGTCCTCTCCCGTCCGAGCATCTACACGGCCAACAACAAGAAGGGCCTGATCTCGTCCGGCCAGCAGATCGCCGTGCCGACCAACACCTACAACAACACCGGCAGCGGTGGCACCACCGGCGGTCTCCAGACCAACATCGAATACAAGGACGTGGTGCTGAAGCTGGAAGTCGTCCCGCTCATCAATTCCGCGGATGAGATCACCCTCCAGATCGCTCTCATCAGCGATGAAGTCGGTGCGAACCAGACCGTGGGCGAGTTGACCGTGCCGACCATCATCACCCGTGAGATGACCACCACGGTGACGGTGCCGAACAACCAGACGGTGGTGCTGGGCGGCCTCATCATCTCCCGCGATCGTGACAGCGTGAGCGGTATTCCGATCCTTAGCAGAATTCCCGGCCTCGGAAAACTCTTCTCCAGCACCTCCAAGGAAAAGGAGAAGTCCGAACTGCTCATCTTCATGCAGCCGTCCATCGTCCGTGCCGACAAGCAGCTCGATGCCGTGCAGACCGACATGGACCGCCGTTACAGCCTCTCTCCGGACCTCCGCAACTTCGGCGATGGCCCGGGCTCGATTCCGCCGCCCGATGGCATCGTGCCGGTGACCGAGAAATATTCGAAGGGCACCAAGAAGGCCGCCACCTCCGACTACGACGCCCCTGCCAAGCGGACCTCCACCAGCGGCACCAAGGCCTTCCGCCGTCCGCGCTGA
- a CDS encoding MBL fold metallo-hydrolase RNA specificity domain-containing protein, which translates to MKLRFCGAAGTTTGSQHLLEVNGKRILLDCGLYQGSRKHAYDVNCCFPYFEPSSIDAVILSHAHIDHSGNLPNLSRKGFTGNIYSTDGTRDLCQIMLADSAHIQQGDIEWLNKHRLREGLPPVEPLYSQQDAEHCLRQFVTVSYDRPMYVCDGVKVTFIDAGHILGSAQVLLEIEDKADGRRKRFLFSGDVGRGGNEVLRDPVPVPDVDFVLMESTYGGREHEAPPGESEYFARLIHEALERGGKILIPAFAVERTQQILFMLHELFTDGRIPDMPVYVDSPLAVSATEIYRLHPECFNETVYETLFEKQNPFGFENLTLVRSVKGSMELNEIDGRAIIIAASGMCEAGRILHHLKNNIGDPRTTVLFVGYCADHTLGRRIRDGEKEVPILGSRYRVRAKIEAVDSFSGHADHSELLDWFARTGGPKEKVWLVHGEPDHAEALREALAARHSGTVEVARLGETVDF; encoded by the coding sequence ATGAAACTGCGATTCTGCGGCGCGGCCGGCACGACGACAGGTTCCCAGCATCTGCTGGAAGTGAATGGAAAGCGCATCCTGCTCGATTGCGGATTGTATCAAGGCAGCCGCAAGCATGCCTATGACGTGAACTGTTGCTTCCCCTACTTCGAACCATCATCGATCGATGCGGTCATTCTCTCCCACGCGCACATCGACCATTCAGGCAACCTGCCGAATCTCAGCCGCAAGGGCTTCACCGGAAACATCTACTCCACCGATGGCACCCGCGACCTGTGCCAGATCATGCTCGCGGACTCCGCCCACATCCAGCAGGGGGACATCGAGTGGCTGAACAAGCACCGCCTTCGCGAAGGCCTGCCGCCGGTTGAGCCGCTGTACTCCCAGCAGGATGCCGAGCACTGTCTCCGCCAGTTCGTGACGGTCAGCTACGATCGCCCGATGTATGTTTGCGATGGCGTCAAGGTCACCTTCATCGATGCGGGCCACATTCTCGGCAGCGCCCAGGTGTTGCTGGAGATCGAGGACAAGGCGGACGGACGCCGGAAGCGCTTCCTGTTTTCCGGGGACGTGGGCAGGGGAGGGAATGAAGTGCTGCGTGATCCGGTGCCGGTGCCGGATGTGGACTTCGTGCTCATGGAGAGCACGTATGGTGGTCGTGAGCACGAGGCTCCGCCGGGAGAGAGCGAATACTTCGCGAGGCTCATTCACGAAGCCTTGGAACGCGGCGGGAAGATCCTCATCCCGGCCTTCGCGGTCGAGCGAACCCAGCAGATCCTCTTCATGCTCCACGAGTTGTTCACGGACGGAAGGATCCCGGACATGCCGGTTTACGTGGACAGTCCGCTGGCGGTCAGCGCCACCGAGATCTACCGCCTGCACCCGGAGTGTTTCAACGAGACGGTGTATGAAACCCTCTTCGAGAAGCAGAATCCTTTCGGGTTCGAGAACCTCACTCTGGTCCGCAGTGTGAAGGGTTCGATGGAGCTGAACGAAATCGACGGCCGTGCGATCATCATCGCCGCGTCCGGAATGTGCGAGGCGGGGCGCATTCTCCATCACCTCAAGAACAACATTGGCGATCCCCGCACCACCGTCCTGTTTGTCGGCTACTGCGCGGACCACACGCTGGGCCGCCGCATCCGGGATGGCGAGAAGGAGGTGCCTATTTTGGGAAGCCGCTATCGGGTCCGCGCGAAGATCGAAGCGGTGGATTCCTTTTCCGGTCACGCGGATCATTCGGAGTTGCTCGATTGGTTTGCCCGGACG